GATTTCAGGCAAATGGCGGTGGCCCGACACGCCATAGGCCTTGAACGAGTCGCCGGCCTCGGCGAGCAGCGCGCCGATCTCGCCCTTGCGGCCCGCGCCGGACACGCCCGATTTGCAATCGGCGATCAGGCTGGACGCATCAATCGCGCCCGCCTCGATCAGCGGCAGAAAACCCAGCTGCACCGCAGTCGGATAGCAGCCCGGATTCGCCACCAGCCGGGCGCTGCGGATCGCCTCCCGGTTCGCTTCCGGCAGGCCGTAGACGGCATCAGCCACCAAATGCGGCGCGGCATGCTTGACGCCATACCACTTCTCCCACTCGAACACGTCCTTGATGCGGAAGTCGGCGGCCAGATCCACCACCCGCACCCCAGCGTCCAGCAGCGCCGCTGCCTCCTGCATCGCGATGCCATTGGGCGTAGCGAAGAACACCACGTCGCAATCCAGCAGCCTGGCTTCGTCCGGCGTGGTGAAGGCCAGATCAATGCGACCGCGCAGGCTGGGAAACATTTCATCGACGCGAATGCCCGCGTCCTTGCGCGAAGTCACCGCCGCCACGCTGGCGTCAGGGTGCCTGGCCAACAAACGCAATAGCTCGACGCCGGTGTACCCGGTGCCTCCGACGATCCCAACCTTGATCATGGCCAGCCTTTATGTAAAAAAATGTCGCAAAGGCGACATTTTAGACAGGCCGCGCTGTAGCGGCAAGCATACAAATAGAAAAAACCGCCAGGCAAGCCAGGCGGTTCTTTCTTTGCAGAATCCTTGCGATTAACGCTTGGAGAACTGCTTGGCGCGGCGTGCTTTGCGCAGACCGACCTTTTTACGCTCAACTTCGCGAGCGTCGCGGGTTACGTAACCAGCGGCGGACAGCGCGGCCTTCAGGGCTGCGTCGAAGTCGATCAGAGCGCGGGTGATGCCGTGGCGGATCGCGCCGGCTTGGCCGGTTTCGCCACCGCCAACCACGTTTACCTTGATGTCGAAGGATTCGACGTTCTCGGTCAGAACCAGCGGCTGGCGGATAACCATGCGACCGGTTTCGCGGGCGAAATACTCGTCAACCGGCTTGCCGTTAACGATGATTTGGCCGGAACCCTTTTGCATGAACACGCGAGCCACGGAGCTCTTGCGACGGCCAGTGCCGTAGTAGTATTTACCGTTCATTGTTAAGCCTTAAAATCAGATTTCCAGCACTTTGGGCTGTTGGGCGGCATGCGGGTGCTCGGCACCGGAGTACACCTTGAGCTTCTTGATCATGGCGTAGCCCAGCGGACCCTTAGGCAGCATGCCTTTCACGGCCTTTTCCAGAACGCGTTCCGG
This genomic window from Chromobacterium phragmitis contains:
- the rpsI gene encoding 30S ribosomal protein S9 yields the protein MNGKYYYGTGRRKSSVARVFMQKGSGQIIVNGKPVDEYFARETGRMVIRQPLVLTENVESFDIKVNVVGGGETGQAGAIRHGITRALIDFDAALKAALSAAGYVTRDAREVERKKVGLRKARRAKQFSKR
- the argC gene encoding N-acetyl-gamma-glutamyl-phosphate reductase, which produces MIKVGIVGGTGYTGVELLRLLARHPDASVAAVTSRKDAGIRVDEMFPSLRGRIDLAFTTPDEARLLDCDVVFFATPNGIAMQEAAALLDAGVRVVDLAADFRIKDVFEWEKWYGVKHAAPHLVADAVYGLPEANREAIRSARLVANPGCYPTAVQLGFLPLIEAGAIDASSLIADCKSGVSGAGRKGEIGALLAEAGDSFKAYGVSGHRHLPEIRQGLARANGKPVGLTFVPHLTPMIRGIHATLYARLTKDVDLQRLFEQRYAGEAFVDVLPAGSHPETRSVRGANLCRIAAHRPQGGDTVVVLSVIDNLVKGAAGQAVQNMNLMFGLQEGAGLDVVPLLP